One genomic window of Solanum dulcamara chromosome 12, daSolDulc1.2, whole genome shotgun sequence includes the following:
- the LOC129877656 gene encoding cytochrome P450 76A1-like: MECIWGYVFWSVISVMLPFLLLHLRRRTLRINDRRQLPPGPRGWPMFGSMFELGNEPHKTLMDLKQKHGPVVWLKLGSINTMVILSAKAAAEFFKNHDVAFAERSVTEVMKSHGYNKGSLALAPYGTYWRIMKRIMTVQMLVNKRIVETVEVRRTCIDDLIEWIENREMNSSGGIHVAKFVFLASFNMLGKLLLSRELVDPKSEKGTEFFAAMVGFMECSGHQNIVDVFPWLRWIDPQGLRRKMDRGLGKTIEIVSGFLKERFEERERTGERKKDFLEVLLEYEGKGKDEPEKISDQELILIILEIFLAGSETTSSSIEWAMTELLCNPEAMEKVKTELSKVLGDTKKFEEDDIDNLKYLQAVVKETLRLHPPIPFLVPRKAIQETEFMGYHIPKGTQVFVNAWAIGRDPECWKDPLDFKPERFLESNIEYRGQNFEFIPFGAGRRICAGIPLAHRMLHLVLGSLLHEFDWEIDISVLDEALDTQDRMGVTVRKLKPLKAIPKRKNRTL; this comes from the exons ATGGAGTGTATTTGGGGATATGTGTTTTGGTCTGTTATATCTGTGATGTTGCCATTCTTACTCCTCCACTTACGCCGGCGAACATTAAGGATCAACGATCGCCGGCAGCTGCCTCCCGGGCCACGAGGGTGGCCCATGTTCGGCAGCATGTTCGAGCTCGGAAACGAGCCACACAAGACATTAATGGATCTAAAACAAAAGCACGGTCCAGTGGTTTGGCTAAAGCTCGGTTCTATCAACACTATGGTAATTCTCTCCGCGAAAGCCGCTGCAGAGTTCTTTAAGAACCACGACGTGGCTTTCGCAGAGAGGTCAGTAACCGAGGTGATGAAATCACACGGTTATAATAAAGGATCACTGGCTTTAGCTCCTTATGGTACTTACTGGCGGATCATGAAACGAATCATGACCGTTCAAATGTTAGTAAACAAACGGATCGTTGAAACAGTGGAAGTTCGTCGGACATGTATCGATGATTTAATCGAATGGATAGAAAACAGAGAAATGAACTCATCTGGCGGAATTCACGTGGCGAAATTTGTATTTCTCGCCTCGTTTAACATGCTGGGGAAATTGTTGTTATCGCGCGAATTAGTGGACCCAAAATCAGAGAAGGGGACTGAATTTTTCGCGGCGATGGTGGGGTTTATGGAATGTTCTGGACACCAGAACATTGTGGATGTTTTTCCATGGTTGAGATGGATTGATCCTCAAGGTTTGAGGAGGAAGATGGATCGCGGGCTTGGGAAGACAATTGAAATTGTTTCGGGTTTTTTGAAGGAGAGGTTCGAAGAAAGGGAAAGGACCGGAGAGAGGAAGAAGGATTTCTTGGAGGTTCTACTGGAATATGAAGGCAAGGGGAAGGATGAACCAGAGAAGATATCAGATCAAGAACTCATCTTgattattttg GAAATATTCTTAGCTGGTTCGGAGACTACCAGCAGTAGCATAGAATGGGCAATGACCGAGCTGCTATGCAATCCAGAAGCAATGGAGAAGGTTAAAACCGAGCTATCCAAGGTTCTTGGAGATACCAAGAAATTCGAAGAAGATGACATCGATAATCTCAAGTATTTGCAAGCTGTTGTAAAAGAAACGTTAAGATTACACCCTCCAATTCCATTTCTAGTCCCAAGAAAGGCAATTCAAGAAACTGAATTCATGGGGTATCATATCCCTAAAGGCACACAAGTTTTCGTGAATGCTTGGGCAATTGGAAGAGATCCTGAATGTTGGAAAGACCCTCTGGATTTCAAGCCAGAAAGGTTCTTGGAATCGAATATTGAATACAGGGGTCAGAATTTCGAGTTTATTCCGTTTGGTGCTGGGAGAAGGATTTGTGCTGGGATTCCGTTGGCTCATCGGATGTTGCATTTGGTACTCGGATCGTTGTTACATGAATTCGATTGGGAGATTGATATTTCTGTTCTTGATGAGGCTTTGGATACACAAGACAGAATGGGAGTGACGGTTAGAAAACTAAAGCCATTGAAAGCAATTCCAAAGAGAAAAAACAGAACTCTATGA